The following are encoded in a window of Cygnus atratus isolate AKBS03 ecotype Queensland, Australia chromosome 8, CAtr_DNAZoo_HiC_assembly, whole genome shotgun sequence genomic DNA:
- the ALG6 gene encoding dolichyl pyrophosphate Man9GlcNAc2 alpha-1,3-glucosyltransferase produces MEKWSLMTITVLLALTVRWTVSLSSYSGAGKPPMYGDYEAQRHWQEVTYNLPVRQWYFNTSDNNLLYWGLDYPPLTAYHSFLCAYIAKLINPDWIALHASRGYESQPHKLFMRTTVFVADLLIYIPAVILYCCSLKETSTKKQVSSALCILLYPGLILVDHGHFQYNSVSLGFALWGVLCLSYDWDLLGSAAFCLALNYKQMELYHSLPFFCYLLGKCFKKGLKGKGLALLTKIAGTVVVSFAACWLPFCTDVEQMMQVLRRLFPIDRGLFEDKVANIWCSLSVLIKIKNVVSPQTQLKLSFAVTFLSLLPTCIKLTVQPSLRGFKLALVSCALSFFLFSFQVHEKSILLVSVPVCLILSEIPLMASWFLLVSTFSMLPLLLKDGLMLAYTVTTLAFLLACVASFSIFEKTSAEDLQLKPFSLFLKRYVSWFKSFPRIVRSLFLLSVTLMGVLSLMSATVRPPQRLPDLFPVSVSSISCLHFLFFLVYFNIIILWDSKNSRSQKKVS; encoded by the exons GTGCAGGAAAGCCACCTATGTATGGGGACTATGAAGCCCAGAGACACTGGCAAGAAGTTACTTACAATTTACCCGTCAGACAGTG gtacTTCAATACAAGTGATAACAACCTCCTGTACTGGGGCCTTGATTATCCACCTCTTACTGCCTACCACAGCTTTTTGTGTGCTTACAT TGCAAAGTTAATAAATCCTGATTGGATTGCTCTCCACGCTTCTCGGGGGTATGAGAGTCAGCCGCATAAGTTATTTATGCGTACAACAG tgtttgttgcTGATTTGCTGATTTACATTCCGGCAGTAATTTTATATTGTTGTTCCTTAAAGGAAACATCTACTAAAAAGCAG GTTTCCAGCGCTCTCTGTATACTGCTTTATCCAGGTCTCATTCTTGTTGACCACGGACACTTCCA atacaaCTCAGTGAGCCTTGGCTTTGCCTTGTGGGGCGTACTTTGCTTGTCTTATGACTGGGACCTTTTGGGGTCAGCGGCATTTTGCTTGGCCTTAAATTATAAGCAAATGGAACTCTACcattctctgccttttttttgctatttactTGGAAAATGCTTCAAGAAGGGACTGAAAGGAAAGGG GTTGGCATTGTTAACTAAAATAGCAGGGACAGTGGTGGTCTCCTTTGCTGCGTGCTGGCTCCCGTTCTGTACCGACGTGGAACAAATGATGCAAGTACTCAGAAGACTCTTTCCCATTGACCGAGGCTTGTTTGAG gaTAAAGTAGCCAATATTTGGTGCAGTCTAAGTGTCCTTATAAAGATAAAGAACGTAGTATCACCTCAAACTCAGCTCAAACTCAG ttttgctgtGACATTCCTGAGCCTGCTTCCTACTTGTATAAAACTAACCGTCCAGCCATCTCTACGAGGATTTAAATTAGCTTTG GTTAGTTGTGCGTtgtcatttttcctgttctcctttCAAGTACATGAAAAATCTATTCTTCTAGTGTCAGT ACCAGTCTGCTTAATCCTAAGTGAAATCCCTCTTATGGCCTCGTGGTTCTTACTTGTATCAACCTTCAG TATGTTGCCCCTTCTTCTGAAAGACGGCCTGATGTTGGCCTACACTGTGACCACGCTGGCGTTCCTGTTGGCCTGCGTGGCTTCCTTCTCGATATTTGAAAAGACCTCAGCAGAGGACCTGCAGCTGAAACCATTCTCCCTTTTCCTGAAGAGATACGTTTCGTGGTTTAAGTCATTTCCCAGGATTGTCAGGAGTCTG TTCCTGCTTTCTGTAACCCTGATGGGTGTCCTGTCTCTGATGAGTGCTACAGTGCGTCCTCCACAGAGGCTGCCGGATTTATTCCCCGTATCAGTGTCCAGTATCTCTTGCTtacactttttattctttttggtgtattttaatattattatacTGTGGGACTCAAAGAATAGTAGGAGTCAGAAGAAAGTCAGTTAA